cattaatttttttttattttaatattacgaCACACGtaataaatatgtttatttaacaTGCTGAGATTCACACAGATTTGAGATAGAGATTATATTCTCTGTCTTTGTCTCCATTACTGCCCATTTCACACGATCtcactttatatatataactgttgaaaattatattgtaatattaaattttaatttttttttatagaattttaattttttttgtcacgatgtaataattttttaatttagagatagaaaataaatatggtTCAAATTCAACGTATCTaatgattatttaaatattttttaattttaattattaaaggagaattatattttaatagtgagaaaataaaataaaaggtctaaaattgagattttgggttttaattatgaatgtaaataataatggaTAAAATATAAGTCAActacaaataattattataaatatgttttaattactCTCACAGTAGGCCATTAATCATGGCACTTTAGcccaattttatattttttgagttattttggatcaattttaaaaaattatgttaaattaatttattcaatatattCAACGATCGATATTGTGGAACGTTATAGGTGGAATAAAACCGAACAAGATTACTATCGACTAAGGAAAGTTAGTAACATTGGCTGAAGCCAACACTGTAAGTGAACTTACTGTTGGAACGCCTATGAGCTAGATTGGATGAACCGAAAGAAGTATGAATATCATTTAGTGAATTTATGCGACGCATGTTGTTTGCTTTTGTAACAACCTacgcctaccgctagcagatattgtcctctttggggtttccctttctgacttccccttaaggctttaaaacgcgctaagggaaggtttctacacccttgtggtttgttctcccctaatcaatgtgggacatcacaactATATTGCTATGGTTACGTTTATGTCTTATGAAATACCATGATACATCGTACATTACAAGCATGTATGAAAGATTATGAACATGTAAGCATGTCTCGTTGGGAATTCGTATCATGAAATGTCTGGAAGTATTATGAACATCATTACATTGTACCATGATTTTAAATACAAGATATCGTGTATGTTGTATGTCACAAACATGAAATACTTACCTAATATGCTACACAAGGACATGTACATCACGATATTatactcctttttttttttctattagttTTTGGTAGTGTTAATGTACGCTAGCCCTTAGTCAGGTCTATATTGTACTTATACGAGCACATTTAGTAGGTTCATTTCGTTTATtacttaaattattgaatatataaaCAAGATAATAACGTCTCAAATTAgcttatttaaaagaattagacttttttcttaaatcaatctataattttataattataggttcatattaatattaaaaattataattggcTTAATATTAATGgcatgtttaattatttatttttttgaattgaaCAATGGCACAAATGGGAGTCGAAGTATCAAATTTCAACAATCAAGTTCTTTCTTATTTGTGCCAGGTGGGTGAAAGTCGTACGTcgagagaatgatcatgagtttataataaaagaatactaTCTTTGTGACGCCTTTTGTGGaatcccaaagcaaagctacaaaagcttatactcaaatctggaacaaagtattgtgagcctcaaagacatagtaaaaaatgaaccaaatcgactccaaaagaaaaaggagtcgaactTCGATTAccaaattgaaccaaaaaagaaagcgACTTTGGACTTTAAATTGAATTACACAAAAAGGTTGTCTAAAATTGATCCAAAAACAATGGAAACAAGTTGTTGTTGGCCGAAAGTTTCTGAATGATTGATTTGAAGAATGTTTTTGGATTAAATTTCTTTGAAGAATCAATCTATCTGTCACATACTGAAAccccaaaaacaaaagaagaagaaattcaatttaattgattgattattAAGATTCCAGTTCATTTGTGCTTGCGTGGGTTCGTTCTTGTGTTGGGGTTAGTGATTAGCACGCCTTGCCCTTCatcattctcttctctctctcactacaaaatacaaatacttctttgggtttctctctctctacattTCTACtcccttttctctcttcttcaccTCTAACActttactctctctctctctcttgtgcGCTGTGGAATTGGAAAACACTATTGTTTGTATGATTCTGATCCTTGGTGGATCTGGGTGCTTCTCCGCTTCAATTTTCAATACCTGATTGTCTTCATCGGCCTTGGGTACTCGCAACTTTCTGCCGTttaatcctttttctttgtttggttttgaattCCGCTTGCTTAGCTAGTTTCTGAAACAGGGTTGTTCTTCGTTTTTATTAGGGATTCTTGTTTGAGGCGTTGTTATTGGAAATTTGTGAAGCTGCTGAtttctgttctttgttttggtttgaatCGTTTTTGATATAATCGAGTAATGGGTCTTCTGGGATTGGTGATTATGAACATGTTCTATGGCCTCCTGGTTTAGCCGAGTTTTGTTGAAAAACTAGATTTGATTCGATTCATTCGTAGAAGTTTGTATTGTTGTAGTTAGTTCATAATTTCTCTATCAAGGGAGGGTTTAAGCTGTTTACTGATATACATACATTTATAGGATTGTTCTTCTGTTTGTTTGATGTTCTAATTCACCAAGTGGACTTATAGATGATTCTTCCCATAACTCGAGTGTTGCGCTTGTCTTTGATTTTACGTACAGTTCTCCTGTAGCTGATTTTGCCACCCGTTCTAGTAACGAAAACCCTCCTACTGCAACGCTGTGTCCGTAGGACTATTCGCGAGGTGAGCTTCTCTACCcgtttatttgttttcaagcTAAAGTCAAGATATGTAATACATTCGAATCTTTTGTCCTGGAtttcttgaactcggtaaagctTACTAGTGAATCATANTTGGGCAAGTATTTTACGATTAAGAAGCAACTGCCTCTTGTACAGATTGTGTATGAATCTACTATAACTGTAGTCTACCTTATTATAGCGAGTTACTGCATTTATTCGAGTGATCCAGAATTGTcgaaaatttcctttttaccTACCTCTATCCCGATAACCTGAAGCCAAAGCTCTTATTTTCTGTTGTGTAATAGTTCGAGTAAGTCTTGAATGAGCCCCTCAAAAGCTTGATGCAAATAAACGAATCTACGTTGTATGTtgatttgttcttattttctgCGTAAAGGGTCTGTCCGAAATGACTTTCTAAGTGCCTAAAAACGCTTTCTTAGACACTAGAACATCATTCCAGTCTCGAGAtcaatcttcttcatttcgTAGTtacttgttttgttcttcaggTTGGAAGTGCTGTATTTCTACAGAGGAGTGGTAAACAATATAGAACTAGAGGTGCAAGAACAATATGGCTGTCTCCATGAGAGATTTGGACCCAGCCTTCCAAGGGGCAGGTCAAAAGGCGTATCCTTTATGCataagattttgaaattttctggTTTGATATCCATTTTGTGTACAAAACATCCGATCAACCTTATTCCCATGAAACTAATGAGTTCATATTTTGTTCCTTGACACTTAAAAGTGGGCTTGAAATATGGcggattgaaaattttaatcctGTTCCTGTTCCAAAGGCTTCTTATGGAAAGTTCTTTACTGGTGACTCCTATATCATTCTCAAGGTAAAGGATTCATTTTAATTCCCTAAATTGcaacatatacatacatatatgcatattTTCTCCCTTAAGAAGCACTATATGTATCTAAGTATTGGAATTATTTGTGACACAGATAAGGTTATATGCTCAACTTGTGGAAAGTGGCTATCTTTTGGTTTAGAATGATTAGACATGAAACGATAGATGAATTTGGGTTCATGGGTTGTGCATGAAATGGGgagatcctacgtcggttggagaggggaatgaaatattccttatatgggtgtagacacctctccctagtagacgtgttttaaaaccgtgaggttgacggcaatACATAACAtgtcaaagtgaacaatagtGGTGGACttctgttacaaatggtttcagagccagacactgagcggtgtgccaagctggcccccaaaggggtggattgtgagatcctacattggttggagaggggaacaaatcatcccttataaggatatgaaaacctctccccagtagacgcgttttaaaattgtaaggctggcgacgatacgtaacaagtcaaagcggacaatatctactagcggtggacttgaatTGTTGCACGTATAAAGTGTCTCGTTGTAATTTATAAACCATTTATTAGAGGAGTTGAAAAGTAATGACTATGAaaccaaaatgaaattcaacatttaataCAAACTTTGGAGTGGgttatttattatatggttTAGTTGGAGTGGgttatttattatatggttTAGTTAGATGCTTTAGGGTTTATCTTTTCATTGAGTTCAACAAATGGGGTGGGAAGATTCAAACCTCTTACTTTTTAGTCGAGCTTGTGCATGTCTTAATCAATTAAgctatgctcaaattgattTTAGAGAGTTTTTAGTTAATAGGTTGGATTTGTGTGGCATAGGGTTAGATACCGAGATGTATGGGGCTTTGTGTCCAAAGCGTTCAATTTGTCAGTTCTATAAGTATTAAACTATATCTCTTACCAACAAATTGTTGGCTACACAAACTCAAAGTTCATGTGTTCTAGAAACAGATCAtcaatcaaactaaaaaaaatggaaacgATTTCAGTCATTGTGTTTGTAGTGTTCTTCTTTGGCATGAAGTCTCTATGCCCTGAATGACTGTCTTCATGTCTTAAACCTTCTNACATATCAtcaatcaaactaaaaaaaaaaaaaaaggaaaagatttcAGTCATTGTGTTTGTAGTGTTCTTCTTTGGCATGAAGACTATGCCCTGAATGACTGTCTTCATGTCTTAAACCTTTTTTGTGCAGACAACCTCCCTAAAAAGTGGCACCTTGCGACATGATATTCATTACTGGCTTGGTAGAGATACCACTCAGGTAAAATACCTCTGGCAAACAAGTAATACCATTGAAGTACTCTTCAACATCAATTTTTTCCACGGAGTTTTGATTCAGAGACTTATTTATACACAGGATGAAGCTGGTACTGCTGCCATCAAGACAATTGAACTAGACGCAGCACTAGGTGGACGTGCTGTACAATACCGTGAGGTTCAAGGTCACGAAACAGAGAAGTTCCTGTCCTGTTTCAAACCATGTATTATACCTCAGGAAGGTGGATTTGCATCCGGGTTCAAACATGCTGAGGCTGAGGAACATAAGACTCGGTTGTTTGTGTGTAAAGGAAAACGTGTCGTCCATGTCAAGGAGGcaagttcttgtttttggtTGGGTATCACTGATATCTCTAGCTTTTTATGAATGCTTGCTGAGTTTTCTGGAATTGTGATGATAGGTTCCTTTCAGTCGATCTTCACTCAACCACGATGACATTTTTATTCTCGATACCAAGTCCAAAATTTTCCAATTCAACGGTTCGAACTCGTCTATTCAAGAGAGAGCAAAAGCATTGGAAGTTGTTCAATATGTTAAGGATACATATCACAATGGAAAATGTGAGATGGCTGCCATTGGTAAGTTACGATTGATCTGTGAGTTAGAAGTGAAAGATGAACGTTGAGGAATATCAGTTTGTGAGTTACCTTTTTGTAGAGGATGGAAAGTTGATGGCCGATCCTGAAACTGGAGAATTTTGGAGCTTTTTTGGTGGCTTTGCTCCACTTCCAAGGAAAACAACTAGTGATGAGGATAAGCATGTTGATTCTCATCCAACTAAGCTTTTTCGGTAATATATTATCTCCTTTTCGGGTTCTTCTCATGTGATATttatgagaatgtttgcttcaGCCAGATAAGGAGACGACCCTGCAACGTAAAAAAACGAGATATTATGTAATTGAACGTCTTTATAAACACGCACGCACATATATTTCTCCCCTCCCTTTAAAAGGTTTCAAGGGTTTTGAATAGAAGATTATTGAGCTAATAGAGTAATAACCTGACATTAACAAATCCTAAAACTAAATACATTGGACTTTCATGTGAGATGGTAAATTGGTAACCGTTATTATGTAGTTCTGAAGCAATATGTCTGCTTTTAAAGAATTGAGAAGGGGGAGCTGGAACCACTTGGTGCTGATTCTTTGACAAGGGACCTGCTAGACACACAAAAATGCTATATTCTAGATTCTGGATTTGAAGTATTTGCATGGATGGGAAGAAATACCTCACTCGATGACCGAAAGAAGGCGACTGGAGCTGCCGAGGTCAGCTCACCCTATACCTGCAAATCCATTTTACTTGGGTAACATGACATCATAgaatttcttattaatttgTGTCGTTAAGTGAACAGAAACTGGTGCATGGACCTGAAAGACCAAGATCACAAATAACTAGTGTGATTGAAGGTTTCGAGACAGCAACATTCCGATCTAAATTTGATTCGTGGCCTCAAGTTACTAATGTAGTTGTGTCAGAGGATGGTAGAGGAAAGGTCGCAGGTTAGgaagtaaaaaatttaaagatatttttccATTGTTACAATTTTATCTATATTGCTACACTGACTTCATTCCTTGTGTGTTGATTTTTGGTGTTTCTTTTAGCTCTTCTGAAGCGTCAAGGGGTTAATGTTAAGGGTCTTCTAAAAGCTGATCCTATAAAAGAAGAACCTCAACCATACATTGATTGCACTGGGAATTTGCAGGTGTGGCTTCTGAAGCTCTTGCAattgttttatgaaatgaGTCTGTCAACTATATTGACTGGAAATTGCTAGTCTACCCAGGACTAGTCAATTATATCTTAGGTTTTCTGgaacttcttttttaatgaatgCTCATTGTTTGCTCTTCTATATAGAACAAGACATGGTTCTCAACGACTGCTCTTCTTTGTCGTTAACGATTCCTGTTCCTCCCTGACACAGGTTTGGCGAGTCAGTGGCAATGAAAAGATTCTCATTCCTACCTCTGATCAGTCAAAATTTTACAGTGGGGATTGCTATATCTTTCAATACTCGTATCCTGGAGACGATAAAGATGAATATCTTATAGGAACGTGGTTTGGGAAGCAAAGCGTTGAGGTAATAAATGCTCAAAAAGCTTCTAGATGCCCTCAacttggagaaaaaaaaatcacaccaaaatttaaagttactTATCGTTCATTTACGCATTCAATACCTCACTTTAACATGATGGTTGATGGTTATGGGAGAAGTTAAAGTCGTAAATTATTgatatgttaaaatattttttggaaACTATGAATTAGGAAGGAAAGCTTCAACTGTAATTTGTTGTGTTGGGATAAATCCATAacatcaatttaaatattcctTTATGCTTCTTTCTGTTAGGTTTATAGTTTACCTTGACCAAGAATTTGGGACATGGTTTAACATTTGCTAGTTTGATTATAGGACTTCGAACATGATCTATTACTCATTAACAGATCTTGCATCTTAGATTTCAGTTGTCCTTGTATGCTCTCTCTTTATGAGAGAAATTTTGGCTAATAGTATTGAAATTAGAATAGGAGGCTCAAAAGTAGGACTTCTTCACATAATGGACACTCTGATGGGAATAAGAGTTTTAGTTTCTTTGTGTATCTAATGTTTCCCCCCTCATACTCTTTGTACTACATGAATACATTCTAATCCGAGGCCTTATTATTGTTGGGATTCGTTTTTGCTCATCTCCTCCAGGAAGAAAGAGCTACAGCATTATCACTGGTAAACAAGATGGTTGAGTCATTAAAGTTTCTCCCAGTCCAGGTAGGTTCATCACTTGGGGTTGTGATTTCCAATTGATGTACATTCATTTCTTTGGTATCTTCTTGTTTCTGATTCATTTCATTGTATTATAGGCTCGCCTTTACGAAGGGAATGAACCGattcaattttattcaattttccAGAGCTTTGTTGTCTTCAAGGTTTGTTAGATATAATCTGCAGTTAAAGAAAGTTGTGggagaatatttttttcttcttattccaTACATGAATTTTGATTTCCTAAAAGATAATGTGATGAAATACATACTTCAGGGAGGCCTAAGTAAGGGATACAAGAATTATGTTGCGGAGAAGGAAATTCAAGATGAAACTTACCAAGAGGATGGGATTGCATTATTTAGAGTCCAGGGCTCTGGACCCGAAAATATGCAAGCAATACAAGTAGACCCGGTACTTGTACTAATAGCATTTCGTTAGTTCTTTAATCATGCACACATATGACAAAGATGTCTTTAGTTAACATGATTGCAAAAGGTATAGTAGAAAgattaaagtttatttaatcttttctaCAGTCTTATCACTCTCCTCCATATGAGAAAAGGTACGTGTGAACTATTGGTatcaattagagagaaaatttcacaAGAGCTCCTGAAATTGATATCATAATAAGTCAATACTAAACATAGCATAACTAGCTTAGCTCAAAGACTACATTGACATCATTTTGATCACTAATAAACTTGAAAGGTTAAATTGATAGATTATGATGTATTTAAATCTTTATGTATATATTCTTACCTTTCCCCATCTTTTTTCTCCCTCGGCAGGTTGCATCGTCTTTAAATTCCTCCTACTGCTACATATTGAATAGCAGCTCCTCTGTCTTTACATGGTCTGGAAGCCTCACAAACTCAGATAATCAAGAACTTGTCGAGCGATTGCTGGATTTGATAAAGGTTGTGAAGTTCTCTCAGCTTGGACACAAGAGTTTGATTTCTAAACAGAGCTTCTTGACAAATGTGTTCTGTATGAAATAACCATACGCCTTTCACTTTGCCAAAGCTTATCTGAGTTTGAGTTTTGTTTAACAAGATAGGCCATTTTGTTTATCTCgttacatttctttttgttgatttcTCACTTGTGTTTCAATTGCCAGCAGCCCAATGTACAATCTAGATCACAAAAAGAAGGTACAGAATCTGAACAATTTTGGAATTTGCTGGGAGGCAAATCTGAATATCCTAGCCAAAAAGTCAGTCGAGAGGCTGAAAGTGATCCACACCTATTTTCTTGTACCTTCTCTGGAGGTTAGTATAATTCTTCCTGCTAGTGAAAAATTTATGCTTTGTCCTGTACTCTTCCATTCCGCTATACTTCTAAATATGACCCCTTTTCCTGTGAACTTGTGATGGCCATGATGAACTTGCAGGAAATTTGAAGGTACATTCTTTTCTCGTTCTGATCCATAAATTTCCTATAATTTATACTATCatgttctttcatttcttctcaatACAAGCTTAGTTtccccaaaaagaacaaaaaaagagtagaaacaaaagaaacgaaaacatTAAGAAGCTACTGTAAATGACCGTCTTTCCCGAGAAGGTTAGTTAATGTGAAGTTTCGCAGGTGGTGGAGGTATATAACTTTGATCAAGATGATTTGATGACCGAAGACATACACATTCTGGATAATCACTCAGAGATATATGTATGGATCGGCCAACAAGTCGACTCCAAGAGTAGATTGCATGCTTTAACTATTGGTGAGGTACGAATAACGTATTTCCTAGCCAACTTCACGTGTTACTTTTCGCCAATGTTCCGTTATATCATCTGGCTATTCAACtgggaagaaattttttgaCATGCAGTCTGCCCCTTTCTTTTCCCCACCAATGTTATATCTAAGTTCCTGATATATCAATGTCATCGGTTCTatgttattttcatatcttgGGAGTCTGATACTAAAAGTTTTCCAGGTTGTTCATTCATCATTGTCTTTTTGACAAACTATGATATTCTCATTATtggtaattttctttcttattgcAACAGAAATTTCTAAAACATGATTTTCTTCTGGAAAATCTATCTTCTGAAGCTCCGGTGTACATTATCGCGGAAGGTAGTGAACCCCCTTTCTTTACTCGCTTCTTTAAATGGGACTCTGCAAAATCTTTGGTAAGCATTCGACATTTATTCTAGTATGTATGCCTATAAATTATCTGCAAGCAATTAAGATTTTCAATCTTAAACAGATGCACGGAAACTCGTTCCAAAGAAAACTTACAATAGTCAAAAGCGGAGGCACTCCTGCTCGAGATGTAAGGCTTCTTTATATAGTTTCAATTCTTAACCCCCACCCACAAACACAGTCCATTGATTTTCTTAATCTGCATTATGTTCCTTTTATTTCTTCACATTATCATCAACCaccctcttcttctcttcacaTTCTTTTCCTAGTTTCCTGGTCTTTATTGATGCCCCCATTAATAAGTGACTTCACTATTACTCAGAAACCAAAGCGAAGAACACCGGTATCATATGGTGGGAGGTCTGCAGTCCCAGACAAATCACAACGCTCTAGGAGCATGTCTTTTAGTCCTGAAAGGGTCCGTGTAAGGGGGAGGTCTCCTGCTTTCAATGCCTTGGCTGCTACTTTTGAGAACCCCAATACAAGGAACCTTTCTACTCCACCCCCAGTTAGAAAGATCTACCCGAAATCAGTGAGCCCAGATTCAGCAAAATTAGCTGCCGCAAAATCTACCATAGCAGCTCTTGGTGCTAGCTTTGAACAGCCACCACCTGCTCGAGAAGCTATTATACCACATTCAATAAAAGGTAGCCTTCAATTTATAAATCCATGGCAGCTATTTCATGGCTTCATACCTGACATAATTACCTTGTATTGGGTGAACTGACTCCTCCAGAGCCTCCCAAACCTAAGCCGGAGACTAATAATAATGGTGAGGTTAATGATAAGGAGAAGCAAAACTCAAAGACGGTCGGAATTGAAACTCTCACCATACAGGAAGATGTGAAAGAAGGTGAggctgaagatgatgaaggcCTCGCAATATATCCATATGACCGTCTAAAAACTACATCTACCGACCCCATTTCAGACATTGATGTGACAAGACGAGaggtaatattaaaaaagtaatgCTTCAACTTGAGTCTATAGATTcttaatatgatattttctAAGATGCTTAAATTTGCAACTCTGCAGACTTACCTCTCATCAGAAGAGTTCAGGGCAAAGTTTGGAATGACCAAGGATGCATTTTATAAGTTGCCAAAATGGAAACAGAATAAGCATAAAATGGCCCTTCAACTATTCTAACTCCTGTATGGTTTCCTCTGATCATTTCACTCAGTTTCCTGCAGTTCTATGTTACCAGTGGAAGAGGCTTGGTTTTCAAATCTATTTGTTGTTAGATGTAAGAAGCCTTCTGAACTGGCTGGACTCAACTGGTAAGGAGTGGAAGGGCCAGCTTCAGTGCATTTTTAGCTGCTTCTGTTGCCCAGAGACTTGTGTTCATGATTGATGGACAAATTCAAGTTCTGGTTTTTGCTTGCGTCCTTGCAAACATCTTtaccttatttatttctttactAAGCATTTGGTAttcattttaatgttaaaCCTATGTTGTGAGCTTGCAATTTTCCCCACCTTTTTGAGCATATGTTTAGTTTtcagttttattttttcattcaatttttttcaggAGAGCAGTTAGGTGGTCTGCAAtttagttttccttttatttgcATTTCCCGAGGAAGAAGAACCGTGTGTACAGCAGAGTGTAATACTTCAGATGACAATAAACTTATAAAAAGTGTGATTTTCATTATATCTTTCCCTCTAAGTTTTCCTGCGCTCACTCTTTCAATTTCGACATTTCTGTTCGGGATGTTTGATATTCCAAGGTTGTCATCTTTCATCAACTGTTGTAAAGAACGAGTTGTCAAACAGATCTAAAGTGCGTGAATAGTGTGTCACATACCTTCAGACATTGTGAAGCATTCAAGCTTGTGACCTGTAGGTGCTATTTTGAGTAAGGATTGAATCTACAACAAAgctttcttaattttattgctCAAACAACAATATAACCTAATTTTACTCCAGAGATAAGTATTTTCCTAAAATGGTAATAAATTCATATTCACTCATATGAAGAACACGTAATCCCAACTTAAAAGCAGATTCAgttttgtaacaacctaattCATTCAGTTTCCCCAAGCCAATTCAAGATTTAAAACCAGACCTTCGATGAAATTCTAAACTAACAAACATAGAACATTCCACTAGGCGCCATGGAAATTAAACTTATCTGAAGGCGCAGCCGTAGGGAAGACGTTGCTCCTGCGTCGAATTCAAGAAATCGTTCGAACTCCTTGGATTGTGAAGTAAAGTTCGAGCAAAATGATGATCTTGAGCCTACGgaataaagaaagaattaaGGTCAGAAGAAATCTCCggaatgaatttgaattacCGGTGGCGTGAGATCAAATTAAACAGCTAAATCGTTGTTGATCAAAGATGAGATCTGGAAGGAGTTTGAATTGAAGACAGATTCCTcgcgttttctttttttattgccaaagaaaatggaaacttCCGGAACCTAATTTCGTCGTCTTCTATAAATGGAAGATCCTAACTTCATTTTCCCATTCTCACGCTTTTAATTAAGCAAAAATTAGCATAAATCACCTATAAGGATGTGCTGCATTATTTACATGTAATCAGGGATAGAGAAGTCTTTTCCATATTGGTCTcgtgtttattaatttttgtagggATCAGGTAGTGTAACCAGATGTAGGGAT
The nucleotide sequence above comes from Cucurbita pepo subsp. pepo cultivar mu-cu-16 chromosome LG11, ASM280686v2, whole genome shotgun sequence. Encoded proteins:
- the LOC111805034 gene encoding villin-4-like isoform X1 codes for the protein MAVSMRDLDPAFQGAGQKAGLEIWRIENFNPVPVPKASYGKFFTGDSYIILKTTSLKSGTLRHDIHYWLGRDTTQDEAGTAAIKTIELDAALGGRAVQYREVQGHETEKFLSCFKPCIIPQEGGFASGFKHAEAEEHKTRLFVCKGKRVVHVKEVPFSRSSLNHDDIFILDTKSKIFQFNGSNSSIQERAKALEVVQYVKDTYHNGKCEMAAIEDGKLMADPETGEFWSFFGGFAPLPRKTTSDEDKHVDSHPTKLFRIEKGELEPLGADSLTRDLLDTQKCYILDSGFEVFAWMGRNTSLDDRKKATGAAEKLVHGPERPRSQITSVIEGFETATFRSKFDSWPQVTNVVVSEDGRGKVAALLKRQGVNVKGLLKADPIKEEPQPYIDCTGNLQVWRVSGNEKILIPTSDQSKFYSGDCYIFQYSYPGDDKDEYLIGTWFGKQSVEEERATALSLVNKMVESLKFLPVQARLYEGNEPIQFYSIFQSFVVFKGGLSKGYKNYVAEKEIQDETYQEDGIALFRVQGSGPENMQAIQVDPVASSLNSSYCYILNSSSSVFTWSGSLTNSDNQELVERLLDLIKQPNVQSRSQKEGTESEQFWNLLGGKSEYPSQKVSREAESDPHLFSCTFSGGNLKVVEVYNFDQDDLMTEDIHILDNHSEIYVWIGQQVDSKSRLHALTIGEKFLKHDFLLENLSSEAPVYIIAEGSEPPFFTRFFKWDSAKSLMHGNSFQRKLTIVKSGGTPARDKPKRRTPVSYGGRSAVPDKSQRSRSMSFSPERVRVRGRSPAFNALAATFENPNTRNLSTPPPVRKIYPKSVSPDSAKLAAAKSTIAALGASFEQPPPAREAIIPHSIKEPPKPKPETNNNGEVNDKEKQNSKTVGIETLTIQEDVKEGEAEDDEGLAIYPYDRLKTTSTDPISDIDVTRRETYLSSEEFRAKFGMTKDAFYKLPKWKQNKHKMALQLF
- the LOC111805034 gene encoding villin-4-like isoform X2 — translated: MAVSMRDLDPAFQGAGQKAGLEIWRIENFNPVPVPKASYGKFFTGDSYIILKTTSLKSGTLRHDIHYWLGRDTTQDEAGTAAIKTIELDAALGGRAVQYREVQGHETEKFLSCFKPCIIPQEGGFASGFKHAEAEEHKTRLFVCKGKRVVHVKEVPFSRSSLNHDDIFILDTKSKIFQFNGSNSSIQERAKALEVVQYVKDTYHNGKCEMAAIEDGKLMADPETGEFWSFFGGFAPLPRKTTSDEDKHVDSHPTKLFRIEKGELEPLGADSLTRDLLDTQKCYILDSGFEVFAWMGRNTSLDDRKKATGAAEKLVHGPERPRSQITSVIEGFETATFRSKFDSWPQVTNVVVSEDGRGKVAALLKRQGVNVKGLLKADPIKEEPQPYIDCTGNLQVWRVSGNEKILIPTSDQSKFYSGDCYIFQYSYPGDDKDEYLIGTWFGKQSVEEERATALSLVNKMVESLKFLPVQARLYEGNEPIQFYSIFQSFVVFKGGLSKGYKNYVAEKEIQDETYQEDGIALFRVQGSGPENMQAIQVDPVASSLNSSYCYILNSSSSVFTWSGSLTNSDNQELVERLLDLIKPNVQSRSQKEGTESEQFWNLLGGKSEYPSQKVSREAESDPHLFSCTFSGGNLKVVEVYNFDQDDLMTEDIHILDNHSEIYVWIGQQVDSKSRLHALTIGEKFLKHDFLLENLSSEAPVYIIAEGSEPPFFTRFFKWDSAKSLMHGNSFQRKLTIVKSGGTPARDKPKRRTPVSYGGRSAVPDKSQRSRSMSFSPERVRVRGRSPAFNALAATFENPNTRNLSTPPPVRKIYPKSVSPDSAKLAAAKSTIAALGASFEQPPPAREAIIPHSIKEPPKPKPETNNNGEVNDKEKQNSKTVGIETLTIQEDVKEGEAEDDEGLAIYPYDRLKTTSTDPISDIDVTRRETYLSSEEFRAKFGMTKDAFYKLPKWKQNKHKMALQLF